In a genomic window of Trichoderma atroviride chromosome 4, complete sequence:
- a CDS encoding uncharacterized protein (EggNog:ENOG41), with product MAYNRGVSLTQIHPSPGADADTDIDIIAIHGLDTKSPDTWISKSSHPGEDVNWLACPRMLPERIGPARIFTCDWPADLLEEPDLIQKTAEEFARLLLAGIKRRLLPTKTGYAKAKDRPIVFIASCLGGHHFDQGSRDR from the coding sequence ATGGCGTACAATCGCGGTGTTAGTCTCACCCAAATCCACCCTTCCCCCGGCGCCGACGCCGATACAGACATCGATATCATTGCCATCCATGGCCTGGACACAAAGTCTCCAGACACGTGGATTTCGAAATCCAGCCATCCTGGCGAGGATGTCAACTGGCTGGCATGTCCGCGCATGCTTCCAGAAAGAATAGGACCAGCCCGGATCTTCACGTGTGACTGGCCGGCAGATCTCCTTGAAGAGCCAGATTTGATCCAGAAAACTGCGGAAGAGTTTGCTCGGCTCTTGCTTGCCGGAATCAAACGCCGTCTTTTACCAACAAAGACTGGCTATGCAAAGGCGAAAGATAGGCCGATTGTCTTTATTGCATCATGTCTCGGGGGGCATCATTTTGATCAAGGCTCTCGTGATCGCTAG